In Phormidium ambiguum IAM M-71, a genomic segment contains:
- a CDS encoding SDR family NAD(P)-dependent oxidoreductase, with translation MSKNQIPLSQQVVLITGASAGIGAALAHVLAQQFQGIRLVLAARNQEKLEKVAHYCSKAGAEVMVVPTDISQIEEVEALARAAILRFGGVDVLVNNAGYGQMGPIELIPAAATKRQFEVNLLGPLALIRELIPVMRDRGGGRIVNISSLGGRLAFPFGGLYSSSKFALEGLSDALRMELEPFNIKVSVIEPGPVTTEFFDVAGQGVQETVTDPENTPYRAAFRKLDKLQEQTSSRAWTAERVAEVIVRSLTDINPRPRYTAATGGDFLLFMMTKVLPTKFVDRFWQKFYGIDLVAEDWKKSISSEK, from the coding sequence ATGTCTAAAAATCAGATTCCATTGTCTCAACAAGTTGTATTAATTACTGGAGCTTCGGCAGGAATTGGGGCTGCTTTGGCTCATGTTTTGGCCCAACAATTCCAGGGAATACGATTGGTGTTAGCGGCTCGTAATCAGGAAAAATTGGAGAAGGTTGCCCATTACTGTAGCAAAGCTGGGGCAGAAGTGATGGTTGTTCCTACAGATATTTCCCAAATTGAGGAAGTGGAAGCTTTGGCGCGGGCGGCTATCCTGCGTTTTGGTGGGGTGGATGTTTTGGTGAATAATGCTGGCTATGGGCAAATGGGGCCGATTGAGTTAATTCCGGCGGCGGCGACAAAGCGACAGTTTGAAGTGAATTTGTTAGGCCCGTTAGCTTTAATTCGGGAGTTAATTCCGGTGATGCGCGATCGCGGTGGTGGCAGAATAGTTAATATTAGTTCTCTGGGAGGAAGATTGGCTTTTCCCTTCGGTGGTTTGTACAGTTCCTCTAAGTTTGCTCTCGAAGGTCTGAGCGATGCTCTGCGTATGGAGTTAGAACCATTTAATATTAAGGTTAGCGTGATTGAACCTGGGCCTGTAACTACGGAATTTTTTGATGTCGCTGGTCAAGGAGTACAGGAAACAGTCACAGACCCGGAAAACACTCCTTATCGCGCCGCTTTTCGGAAGTTGGACAAACTCCAAGAACAAACTAGTAGTCGCGCTTGGACTGCGGAACGAGTAGCTGAGGTAATTGTGAGATCGCTCACAGATATTAATCCTCGACCCAGATATACTGCTGCCACTGGTGGTGATTTTTTGCTGTTTATGATGACCAAAGTATTACCGACAAAATTTGTAGACCGATTTTGGCAAAAGTTTTATGGCATCGATTTAGTAGCAGAAGATTGGAAAAAATCAATAAGTTCTGAAAAATAA
- a CDS encoding succinate--CoA ligase subunit beta: MDLLEYQAKELFRQICIPVLPSQKIDHPREIKSLEIPYPVVLKSQVPTGGRGRAGGIKFVENTIDAIAAAQTIFRLPIMGEYPEVLLAEARYNVQQELYLAVALDYTLRRPVLLGSPQGGMDLDLVMKHLQQVIVEQEFSSFYARRLAMKMGLQGNLIQSVSAIIEKMFDLFLEKDLDLVEINPLGISPSGELMALDGKITVNDAALSRHPDLLVLAEKVNVHSNANKGKSNAFWELDGNVGVICNGSGLAMATLDLLYQAGGKPFGCINLGENRLPESESCPLSNLLQKSLEITCNQTGIKVLLINIMDGLSSCEEIADVIVSFTQNDAGGYPHFVVRLVGSNLEAAKERLAAVGITVLEQLDAAVAKAVTLAKPTGKRSSSN, encoded by the coding sequence ATGGATTTATTAGAATATCAAGCCAAAGAGTTATTTCGTCAGATTTGCATTCCGGTTTTGCCTTCGCAAAAAATCGATCATCCCAGAGAAATTAAAAGTTTGGAAATTCCTTATCCAGTAGTCTTAAAATCGCAGGTGCCGACTGGTGGTAGAGGCAGGGCTGGGGGGATTAAGTTTGTGGAAAATACGATCGATGCGATCGCAGCTGCCCAAACAATTTTTCGCCTACCAATTATGGGTGAATATCCCGAAGTTTTACTCGCAGAAGCTAGATACAATGTTCAACAAGAATTATATTTGGCAGTAGCTCTAGATTACACCCTACGTCGTCCTGTTTTATTGGGATCTCCTCAAGGCGGCATGGATTTAGATTTAGTAATGAAACATCTACAACAGGTGATCGTAGAGCAGGAATTTTCCAGTTTTTATGCCCGCAGATTAGCAATGAAAATGGGCTTACAGGGAAATCTCATTCAATCAGTTAGTGCCATCATTGAAAAGATGTTTGACCTGTTTTTGGAAAAGGATTTAGACCTTGTAGAAATTAATCCTTTAGGTATTAGTCCTTCGGGAGAATTGATGGCTTTAGATGGCAAAATCACAGTTAATGATGCAGCTTTATCCCGCCATCCTGACTTATTAGTATTAGCAGAGAAGGTCAATGTACACAGTAATGCCAATAAAGGAAAAAGTAATGCTTTTTGGGAATTAGATGGAAATGTTGGTGTAATTTGTAATGGTAGTGGCTTGGCAATGGCAACATTAGATTTGCTTTACCAAGCGGGTGGTAAACCTTTTGGTTGTATTAATTTAGGCGAAAATCGTTTACCTGAAAGTGAATCTTGCCCTTTGAGTAATTTATTACAAAAAAGCTTGGAAATTACTTGCAATCAAACGGGGATAAAAGTATTACTAATTAACATTATGGATGGTCTATCTTCTTGCGAAGAAATTGCTGATGTTATTGTTAGTTTTACTCAAAATGATGCTGGGGGATACCCACATTTTGTCGTGCGTTTAGTCGGCAGCAATTTAGAAGCAGCAAAAGAGCGTTTAGCAGCAGTAGGAATTACTGTGCTAGAACAATTAGATGCAGCTGTGGCAAAAGCTGTTACTTTGGCAAAACCAACCGGAAAACGATCGTCCTCGAATTAA
- a CDS encoding FAD-dependent oxidoreductase gives MQLSHNVYDVAIIGGGISGTALLYSLSNYTNIDRIALIEKNPGVALVNSHKTSNSQTLHFGDIETNYTLEKARKVNRAATLVKNYLLGNDPGQDIHSKYHKMVLAIGKEETSELRARYEEFKSLFPKLRLIEREEIASLEPNVVKGRAADEEILALYTDEGYTIDFQKLAESFLQKSIVNEQKTIDLMLGTKVKNIRKEGEIYQVETDKEAIAAKVVVFTAGAYSLLFAKTLGYGKDYALLNVAGSFYLAPGVLNGKVYTVQLKKIPFAAIHGDPEVHDASQTRFGPTAKVTPLLEQGKYTTFFDYLRTAGLSIAAFLSFFNILTEPAILKYVVMNFIYDIPLIGKRLFLKEVQKIVPTIKVEQVQLAKGYGGIRPQIVNLKTHRLEMGEAKIIGENILFNITPSPGASTCLQNAEYDTEKIVSFLGEGYRFEKEKFEQELADRKVLVNIG, from the coding sequence ATGCAATTGTCACACAACGTTTATGATGTAGCCATTATTGGAGGTGGAATTTCTGGTACCGCCTTGTTGTACAGTTTAAGCAATTATACGAATATCGATCGCATCGCGTTAATTGAAAAAAATCCCGGAGTTGCTTTAGTCAATTCTCATAAAACCAGCAATAGTCAAACGTTGCATTTTGGCGATATTGAAACTAATTATACATTGGAAAAAGCTCGCAAAGTTAATCGCGCAGCTACATTGGTGAAAAATTATCTGTTGGGAAACGATCCTGGCCAAGATATTCACAGCAAGTATCATAAAATGGTTTTGGCGATCGGTAAAGAAGAAACTTCTGAACTCCGCGCCAGATACGAAGAATTTAAATCTTTGTTTCCCAAATTAAGATTGATTGAAAGAGAAGAAATTGCGTCATTAGAACCTAATGTGGTGAAAGGTAGAGCAGCTGATGAGGAAATTTTAGCTCTCTACACTGACGAAGGTTACACGATAGATTTCCAAAAGTTAGCTGAATCTTTCCTGCAAAAATCAATTGTAAATGAACAAAAAACAATTGATTTAATGTTAGGAACGAAAGTTAAGAATATCAGGAAAGAAGGCGAAATTTATCAGGTTGAAACAGACAAAGAAGCGATCGCTGCTAAAGTAGTAGTATTTACTGCCGGAGCCTACAGTTTATTATTTGCTAAAACTCTCGGTTATGGCAAAGATTATGCTTTATTAAATGTCGCTGGTAGCTTTTACCTCGCACCTGGAGTTTTAAACGGCAAAGTCTACACAGTACAACTCAAAAAGATACCTTTTGCTGCTATTCATGGAGATCCAGAAGTTCACGATGCCAGTCAAACTAGATTTGGCCCAACCGCAAAGGTAACTCCCTTATTAGAACAAGGTAAATATACGACATTTTTCGATTATTTGCGAACTGCTGGACTCAGTATTGCTGCATTTTTGAGCTTCTTTAATATCCTTACTGAACCAGCAATTTTAAAGTATGTGGTAATGAATTTCATTTACGATATACCTTTGATTGGTAAGCGTTTATTCCTCAAAGAAGTGCAGAAAATTGTTCCTACCATCAAAGTAGAACAAGTACAATTAGCCAAAGGTTATGGTGGAATTAGACCACAAATTGTGAATCTGAAAACTCACCGTTTAGAGATGGGAGAAGCGAAAATAATCGGGGAGAATATTCTGTTTAATATTACTCCTTCGCCTGGTGCTTCTACTTGTTTGCAAAATGCTGAATATGACACAGAAAAAATCGTTTCTTTCTTAGGTGAAGGGTACAGATTTGAAAAAGAGAAATTCGAGCAAGAATTAGCCGATCGAAAAGTTTTAGTTAATATTGGCTAA
- a CDS encoding type II toxin-antitoxin system VapC family toxin, whose product MILLDTHIWLWLLHDPSQLSDPARVAIDAEEPQNGLLVSTISVWEVAVKSSIGKLTLPLPIDKWYKLAQTQAGITIEPLSPLDAIASTQLPGNFHKDPADRILVAIARRYGIPLVTCDAKILNYQYVQTIW is encoded by the coding sequence ATGATTTTACTGGATACTCATATTTGGTTGTGGTTACTTCACGATCCAAGTCAATTATCTGATCCTGCACGAGTTGCAATTGATGCTGAAGAACCTCAGAATGGCTTGTTAGTATCGACAATTTCGGTTTGGGAAGTAGCAGTCAAATCTAGCATTGGTAAATTGACGCTACCTTTACCAATTGATAAATGGTACAAGTTAGCACAGACTCAGGCGGGTATTACAATCGAGCCTTTGTCTCCATTAGACGCGATCGCCAGCACACAATTACCGGGCAATTTTCATAAAGATCCAGCAGATAGAATTTTGGTGGCGATCGCACGGCGATACGGAATTCCCTTGGTGACTTGTGATGCCAAAATTTTGAATTATCAGTATGTCCAGACCATTTGGTAA
- a CDS encoding type II toxin-antitoxin system Phd/YefM family antitoxin has translation MKYLNIEEVDISLTAIVDEIASTQSEIVLTRDGLPIARVVPCQNSSPSKGNYPLRGMPIAIAADFDEPMPELWEAMAE, from the coding sequence ATGAAATATCTAAACATAGAAGAAGTAGATATCTCGCTAACAGCAATTGTTGATGAGATAGCAAGTACTCAATCTGAAATTGTGCTTACCCGCGATGGTTTACCAATAGCTCGTGTTGTTCCTTGTCAAAATTCTTCTCCCTCCAAAGGAAATTATCCACTCAGAGGAATGCCGATAGCCATTGCCGCCGATTTTGATGAACCAATGCCAGAACTTTGGGAAGCGATGGCAGAATGA
- a CDS encoding PAS domain-containing sensor histidine kinase gives MSSVTKHSKGRSQKLKNLQAQIAQLEQQLADAQQREKRSRQLLQAVIDASPDLIFVKDRDFRCILANQGFATTIGATPDSVLGKNEQELGFPEEQIFGNSEAGIRGFREDDLKVLAGETIYTEEIATTVAGIKIFDVRKIPLHDDNGEVYAIVGFARDITEQQAAQQQHKQAEAERQKFVCLVENSSDFIGMADFAGKPLFINSAGLKMLGLSVEDLPTINIANLHPESTAFMLHDVALPQALKTGSWQGEGQMLNQKTGMTIDVEMLVFPVHDVKTNELLCMATVQRDISDRKRADTELCQTKNFLESVLNTLPVAVIAKDAEELRFALWNKAAEQLFGLKFNQVLGKNDYDFFTKEQADFFTKIDRQVLASGQMVDISEEDAQIEGETHILRTKKTVILDHLGKAKYLLAITEDITERKRAEEALKESEAQLRRKTEYLEQTLQELRRTQTQLVQSEKMSSLGQLVAGVAHEINNPVNFIFGNLSHAKEYIEDLLGLVEMYQEYYPNPHSDIQTELNAIELDFLIEDLPKLLNSMKIGADRIQKIVASLRTFSRMDEAEMKAVNIHEGIDSTLMILQNRLKAKPDRPEIKVIKEYGILPLVECYAGQLNQVFMNILANAIDALEDAYDAKILVNIAIIIHTKLIENNQVMIKIINNGPEIPEKVKSRLFDPFFTTKPVGKGTGMGLSISYQIITEKHGGSLSCFSDPEKGTEFVMKIPLKQATKRI, from the coding sequence ATGAGTTCAGTCACAAAACATTCTAAAGGACGATCGCAAAAATTGAAAAATCTTCAAGCGCAAATTGCTCAATTAGAACAGCAACTTGCTGACGCACAACAGCGAGAAAAGCGATCGCGCCAATTGCTACAAGCGGTAATTGACGCTTCCCCAGATTTGATTTTTGTGAAAGACCGCGATTTTCGCTGCATTTTAGCTAATCAAGGTTTTGCTACAACTATTGGTGCTACCCCAGACTCAGTTTTAGGCAAAAATGAGCAAGAATTAGGTTTTCCAGAAGAGCAAATTTTTGGTAATTCAGAAGCAGGTATTCGGGGATTTCGTGAGGATGACCTAAAAGTTCTAGCAGGAGAGACAATTTATACTGAAGAAATAGCTACAACTGTTGCGGGTATCAAAATCTTTGATGTTCGCAAAATACCCCTACATGATGATAATGGAGAAGTTTACGCTATTGTCGGATTTGCTAGAGATATTACTGAACAACAAGCGGCGCAACAACAACACAAACAAGCAGAAGCAGAACGGCAGAAATTTGTTTGTTTGGTAGAGAATAGCAGTGATTTTATTGGCATGGCTGATTTTGCAGGTAAACCTTTATTCATCAACTCCGCAGGTTTAAAGATGTTAGGGTTAAGTGTAGAAGATTTGCCAACAATTAACATTGCCAATCTTCATCCTGAATCTACTGCTTTCATGTTGCATGATGTCGCTTTACCCCAAGCGTTAAAAACAGGTTCTTGGCAAGGTGAAGGGCAAATGCTCAACCAAAAAACAGGGATGACGATCGATGTAGAAATGCTAGTCTTTCCCGTGCATGATGTCAAAACAAATGAGCTTTTGTGTATGGCTACTGTGCAACGCGATATTAGCGATCGCAAACGTGCAGACACAGAGCTATGCCAAACCAAAAATTTTCTCGAATCTGTACTCAATACTTTACCTGTTGCTGTAATTGCTAAAGATGCAGAAGAGTTGCGATTTGCTTTATGGAATAAAGCTGCTGAACAGTTGTTTGGATTGAAATTTAACCAAGTTTTGGGCAAGAATGATTATGATTTCTTTACTAAAGAACAAGCAGACTTTTTTACTAAAATCGATCGGCAAGTTTTAGCTAGCGGTCAAATGGTAGATATTTCCGAAGAAGATGCTCAAATCGAAGGGGAAACCCACATTTTACGCACCAAAAAAACAGTGATTTTAGATCATTTAGGAAAAGCCAAATATTTATTAGCAATTACTGAAGATATTACCGAACGTAAGCGTGCAGAAGAAGCTTTAAAAGAGTCAGAAGCTCAATTAAGAAGAAAGACTGAATATTTAGAGCAAACTTTACAAGAGTTACGCCGCACGCAAACTCAATTAGTGCAAAGTGAAAAAATGTCGAGTTTAGGGCAATTAGTTGCTGGTGTTGCTCACGAAATTAATAATCCAGTTAACTTTATTTTTGGTAATCTAAGTCATGCTAAAGAATATATTGAAGATTTGTTAGGCTTGGTAGAAATGTATCAAGAATATTATCCTAATCCACATTCAGATATTCAAACTGAGTTAAATGCGATCGAGCTAGATTTTTTAATAGAAGATTTGCCGAAACTTTTAAATTCCATGAAAATTGGTGCCGATCGAATTCAGAAAATTGTTGCTTCTCTGCGAACTTTTTCTCGGATGGATGAAGCAGAAATGAAAGCAGTCAATATTCATGAGGGAATTGATAGTACTTTAATGATTTTACAAAATCGGTTGAAAGCAAAACCCGATCGTCCAGAAATAAAAGTAATTAAAGAATACGGAATTTTACCTTTAGTAGAATGTTACGCCGGACAACTAAATCAGGTATTTATGAATATTTTGGCTAATGCGATCGATGCGTTAGAAGATGCCTACGATGCCAAAATATTAGTAAATATAGCCATTATTATTCACACAAAACTGATTGAAAACAATCAAGTGATGATCAAAATAATTAACAATGGGCCGGAAATTCCTGAAAAAGTAAAATCTCGCCTATTCGATCCTTTTTTTACTACTAAACCAGTTGGTAAAGGAACCGGAATGGGACTTTCGATTAGTTATCAAATAATTACTGAAAAACATGGAGGTTCTTTAAGTTGTTTTTCCGATCCTGAAAAAGGTACAGAATTTGTCATGAAAATTCCTCTCAAACAAGCAACAAAAAGAATTTAG